Proteins co-encoded in one Syntrophales bacterium genomic window:
- a CDS encoding CvpA family protein — protein sequence MELLAMTFGNMFAVVEVGALVLVLWEFLWGLKRGLSGELSRLISTVIVLMAGLRFYQTVGRLLTDNTRLSENPDLALAVAFLLIVVCFSLLFLILRLILRLLMTIKFNDKIDRSGGGFAGLLRGVLMALLCVYAIGLWPHEYLR from the coding sequence TTGGAACTTTTAGCCATGACGTTTGGAAACATGTTTGCGGTCGTGGAAGTGGGCGCGCTCGTGCTCGTGCTGTGGGAATTCTTGTGGGGCCTGAAACGGGGGCTTTCGGGCGAGCTCTCGCGCCTGATCAGCACGGTGATCGTGCTAATGGCCGGCCTGCGATTTTATCAGACGGTGGGCCGTCTGCTGACCGATAATACAAGGCTTTCGGAGAACCCCGATCTGGCGCTGGCCGTGGCGTTCCTTCTGATCGTGGTCTGTTTTTCGCTCCTGTTCCTCATTTTGCGCTTGATCCTGCGCCTGCTGATGACGATCAAGTTCAATGACAAGATTGACCGTTCCGGGGGCGGGTTCGCCGGTCTCTTGCGGGGGGTGCTGATGGCGCTCCTGTGCGTGTATGCGATCGGCTTGTGGCCCCACGAATACCTGCGGA